One genomic window of Kosmotoga olearia TBF 19.5.1 includes the following:
- a CDS encoding HD-GYP domain-containing protein has product MTRLNARGKVTLLSSIFIFVLAFVASITRFHNLNLTRYNERVKGHIHAFELSVQLVAEKLSFGYFQWTEFYDAVTEEKADFIQENFDEILDRSKYISSIELIDRPESFQDFDRYYSIYSENGRLFILFNVYDDFVENVLKDRVIKCELDLETLLKLHGLTTLVDIVNEGKPFAFGLHYKIKQPPLRFFHFVSSVAIAFLMVLIIRSIINREIHIYYQTDGLKSLVWFFEQRDKYTVNHSKKVAMICMFLGKALGLRRKKLKKLYNAALLHDIGKIGIPESILNKKGKLTSEEFEIVKKHPEIGANVIGKIHQLQDLAPIILYHHERTDGSGYPEGLSKDRIPLLARILAVADVFDALVSDRPYRPGMTPEEAIRIMENMALDQDIVKVLRENLEEIMKSVNSLLVQENE; this is encoded by the coding sequence ATGACCAGACTGAACGCTAGAGGAAAAGTTACCCTCTTGAGTTCCATTTTTATTTTTGTTCTGGCTTTTGTTGCTTCTATCACTAGATTCCACAATCTCAACCTTACCAGGTACAACGAAAGAGTAAAAGGACATATACACGCTTTTGAACTTTCAGTTCAATTGGTTGCTGAAAAGCTTTCTTTTGGATATTTTCAATGGACTGAATTTTATGACGCGGTTACTGAAGAAAAAGCCGATTTTATTCAGGAAAACTTTGATGAAATACTTGATAGATCTAAATATATCTCTTCTATAGAACTAATTGATAGACCGGAAAGCTTTCAAGATTTCGACCGCTATTATTCTATTTATTCTGAAAATGGCAGATTGTTTATTTTATTTAATGTCTACGATGATTTCGTTGAAAATGTGCTGAAAGACCGGGTAATAAAATGCGAATTGGATCTCGAAACTCTTCTTAAATTGCATGGTCTTACCACATTAGTTGATATCGTGAATGAAGGGAAGCCTTTCGCTTTTGGGCTTCACTATAAAATCAAACAACCTCCACTGCGTTTTTTCCACTTCGTTAGCTCTGTTGCCATAGCCTTTCTAATGGTGTTGATAATTCGAAGCATTATAAACAGAGAAATACATATTTACTATCAGACTGATGGTCTTAAAAGTCTGGTTTGGTTCTTTGAGCAGCGAGACAAATATACCGTCAATCATTCGAAAAAAGTCGCTATGATCTGTATGTTCCTTGGAAAAGCATTGGGATTACGGCGTAAAAAGCTGAAAAAGCTCTACAATGCCGCTTTGCTTCATGACATTGGGAAAATAGGCATCCCCGAATCTATTCTCAACAAGAAGGGTAAACTTACCAGCGAGGAGTTTGAAATTGTAAAAAAACATCCTGAAATTGGCGCAAACGTAATTGGTAAAATTCATCAACTGCAGGATTTGGCACCTATCATACTTTACCATCACGAGAGGACAGATGGGAGCGGCTATCCTGAGGGACTCTCGAAAGACAGAATACCGCTTCTTGCCCGTATTCTAGCCGTAGCGGACGTATTCGATGCGCTGGTGAGCGATAGGCCCTATCGTCCTGGTATGACACCTGAAGAAGCAATCAGAATAATGGAAAACATGGCATTAGACCAGGATATTGTCAAAGTATTGAGAGAAAACCTCGAAGAGATAATGAAATCGGTGAACTCGTTGCTTGTTCAGGAAAATGAATAG